A window of the Macrobrachium rosenbergii isolate ZJJX-2024 unplaced genomic scaffold, ASM4041242v1 60, whole genome shotgun sequence genome harbors these coding sequences:
- the gw gene encoding protein Gawky isoform X7 yields MADNNSKHKCDPYLLHFSCQDVPFTPSSGDLGVYALSAKECVADDDCSVSSLFLKLLSGSSDFEAFTTIVKCCVNGWLWGGVQTKMTENKTDSSAEAERTTRRSVTIREDEDENDDERNLPTKNSVFPTNQVPHGSSPTDVKTCGLMCKAQIESKVDHEHSYSRNRSQSLIECAGDDTTAAAINKRSSEPVVSAAAAAAAYAAAAEGAATALFTAVHIESPERAGGKGGNGADPLPCPRPFLLHDERLSVIIISSLPLCGQVSGVVAPLPRRPPPPPPPRRCFSPSRRQGGGRVSGGGGGEREEEAEEGGEREELLLLLLLHLPPTGSHVSGPAACCPSFSTTAPGFPKLGLAVPILPLSLLPPSSSSPLLLLRRPTCTTAVALLCCRRGAVTPSAIGLSRRRSRLPCRHKDDVLRVLCLLDDDDHTTAAFCRNPLPPPATRAEATAIVRRRRSTTTTTTTFFLVSTAGQQQKQQQLLAAAAAMSLPPSPPLQKQQQQPPPPPPPAKAAHFAEASLNIPPPARGSGSAAKSNNINNNNIANSQPQGRHPSFNNNNNCKDKDKDKDSSSNRKEKREEREGWQQLRPKQAQSAVAPPRGTPGISATCNQYALFPTSADSSSVSPLLSSSSSVSSMCSPSSSVSSSSSPSSSSASSLTSSSSSSGLPAAGKPGRFGFATSSTSTSNSSLPSTSLSVSSSASPSALPRRCSFKLNRWGIPRGLGLLGGGESATNGWGGGSAAQTAGWGNSGANQTGTQGQWGGGPTNRGGGAPNASPAQGGGGNLKSAQSNSGGGPSQPGGNSGGQQQSAPGGGSGQQAVGGGGGGGGPAGGGGVNNQSTQQNQQQQSQQNASGSNNTWAQAAGKGLPPAGSGAVGAGAGAGGGGSSSAGDAQKRHMEQQLQSIREALLSSEGWGGENVNQETAWDLPGSPEPSGGGSKDSSSSGVPFKISVNNGCDLWENNLRNGGAAPPKAQLAPWGHTPATNYGGTWGEDDDASDTSNVWTGVPNNPQWGANAPNPPNMWGGGGGGPPKKSSDWSGSGGGGGGGGSGAGGSGGGGGGGGGGGGGSVVGPSGWAEPIPPRAGVDNPPGDWGPSGPHKPGPHVGPHAGPHSGPHPVPHSGPQIGPHGAPHGGPHAGPHSGPHSGPHNGPHSGPHNGPHAGPHGGPHHGPHGGPHNGPPHGGPHGGGPPSGPGGGGGPSQWNGPKDIKSGGLSGPTGWEEPSPPSQRRDDGTGVWGNPQQQQTNISRWKEMPNPNMMGRSPMPGPPQQQQQGRMPGPPGGGGPGGIKPDQRMWTQHTGRNGSWNDPPHDTGSGMWGEEPKSSGWGEPPITSPSWGTKPKTPTGAPGVPVGWGESEMEPQGWGNQNKQVVPPHKGLSKDIICSSRQYRILMEMGFKEEIEAALRNNNMVLDDTLMELNSGGGRSAVSMGGGSGAAGAGGDAWRNPPPLDEHTPYDCINPNFQQRFPQAPPHLPFSSQGGGGGGGGTGSAPHVRVLMQHIQMAVQAGYLNPQILNQPLAPTTLMLLNNMLSHINILQKLSQQQALWTAQAHLGKNSSATILQLNINITKTKQQIQNLQNQIAAQQALYVKQQQQQQPQQHHHHQLNPMSVGPPGTQQNEFLNKPSSLPEQLYSSFNHIMLQDANPNPQNAPPINVGQQGSRLHQWKLPSLENDEPHDFIRAPGAPGKPVMPPTHSSSPNITPLLGTSSSTWSLNRPSETGWPESSSADVSNSPVGVEKGVQNMDSSQWGTAAQGSTTASCGLDIKPFEPGKPWMMKNIEDDPNITPGSVTRSPFSLGIKDSELLTSISKTSTTNTATDMGGPLTSLSLSSNTWSFNPGPGHQNANSPLSGDSGKLSSGSNGKSGSTWSEGGGQDGSSPSELWGGTTGNKLRGPPPGMTIGVPNKSASGTGGAGAAGAVVTGGGGGGGGGGSWLGRSTSWTGEQQRNPQNSALHPATGVAASGAWTANSQLPSTWLILKNLTPQIDGSTLKTLCMQHGPLVNFYLSLNHGFALVNYGSREEAAKAQGNLNNCLLSNTTILAEFANDAEVKQVMGQPTHQGQGGAPPTPAPMNASAGGAGGAGGGGGGWGGGSGRGSTPTSQSSVGSKVDSWGSNGNSSNLWSSGPGGSSSLWGGAGLGDGGEQHRATPSSLKPYLPDGLLTSESM; encoded by the exons ATGGCGGATA ATAATTCCAAGCATAAATGTGATCCATACCTTCTTCATTTTTCGTGCCAAGATGTCCCCTTTACGCCAAGTTCAGGAG ATCTTGGGGTCTATGCATTGTCAGCCAAAGAGTGTGTAGCAGACGACGACTGTTCCGTCAGTTCGCTCTTCCTCAAACTTCTGTCAGGGAGCTCGGATTTTGAGGCCTTCACTACCATAGTCAAG TGTTGTGTAAACGGGTGGTTGTGGGGAGGCGTACAGACGAAGATGACGGAGAACAAGACGGACAGCAGTGCGGAGGCGGAGAGGACGACGAGGAGGTCTGTCACAATAAGAGAAGATGAAGACGAAAACGATGATGAACGTAACTTGCCAACAAAAAACTCTGTGTTTCCTACCAACCAAGTGCCTCACGGGTCCTCCCCTACA GATGTGAAAACCTGTGGTTTGATGTGCAAAGCACAAATTGAAAGCAAAGTGGACCACGAACATAGCTACAGCAGGAACCGCAGCCAAAGTCTAATAGAGTGCGCTGGTGATGACACTACTGCAGCAGCTATCAACAAACGCAGCAGTGAGCCAGTAgtctcagcagcagcagcagccgcagcGTACGCTGCCGCAGCAGAAGGTGCAGCAACAGCATTATTCACAGCTGTCCACATTGAGTCCCCAGAGAGGGCCGGGGGGAAGGGCGGGAACGGAGCTGACCCACTTCCTTGCCCCCGGCCGTTCCTCCTCCACGATGAACGCTTATCTGTGATAATAATCAGCTCTTTGCCGTTATGTGGTCAAGTCTCCGGTGTTGTTGCTCCTCTTCCTCGGcggccgccgcctcctcctcctcctcggcgtTGTTTCTCTCCCTCGCGGCGACAAGGAGGAGGGAGGGTCTCCGGAGGTGGCGGAGGAGAGcgagaggaggaggcggaggaaggaggagaacgAGAGGAgctgcttcttcttctactcCTTCACCTCCCCCCCACAGGGAGCCATGTCTCGGGGCCTGCCGCCTGCTGTCCGTCCTTCTCGACCACTGCCCCAGGGTTCCCTAAACTGGGGCTGGCGGTCCccatcctccccctctccctcctgcccccctcctcctcctcccccctcctcctcctccgcaggCCAACGTGTACCACCGCTGTCGCCCTCCTCTGTTGCCGGCGAGGGGCCGTGACACCATCAGCAATAGGGTTAAGTAGACGGAGGAGCCGGCTTCCCTGCCGCCACAAAGACGACGTGCTTCGCGTCCTCTGCCTCCTCGACGACGACGACCACACCACCGCCGCCTTCTGCAGgaacccccttcctcctcctgctaCTCGTGCAGAGGCGACAGCGATCGTCCGGAGAAGAAgaagcaccaccaccaccaccaccaccttcttCCTCGTCAGTACCGCAGggcaacagcagaagcagcagcagctgttggcagcagcagcagcaatgtctctgccaccatcaccaccactacaaaagcagcagcagcagccgccgccaccaccaccaccagcaaaaGCAGCACACTTTGCCGAGGCCAGTCTCAACATTCCCCCTCCTGCCCGCGGCAGCGGTTCCGCGGccaaaagtaataatattaacaataacaatattgcCAATAGCCAACCCCAGGGTAGACACCctagctttaataataataataattgtaaggaTAAGGATAAGGATAAGGATAGTAGTAGTAATCGTAAGGAGAAGCGGGAGGAGCGCGAGGGGTGGCAGCAGCTGAGGCCGAAGCAGGCGCAGTCGGCTGTTGCTCCCCCCCGCGGCACCCCTGGAATAAGTGCAACCTGCAACCAATACGCTTTGTTTCCTACTTCAGCCGATTCGTCATCAGTATCAccgttattatcatcatcctcctctgTGTCGTCGATgtgttctccttcttcttctgtgtcgtcgtcgtcatctccttcttcttcctctgcgtCTTCTCTGACGTCGTCGTCATCGTCGTCCGGCCTCCCGGCTGCAGGCAAGCCTGGGAGGTTCGGCTTCGCTACTTCCTCTACTTCtacttctaattcttctttgccCTCTACGTCTCTTTCCGTGTCGTCGTCCGCGTCCCCTTCCGCCCTTCCCCGGAGGTGCTCGTTCAAGCTGAACCGCTGGGGCATCCCCAGGGGCCTGGGGCTCCTGGGCGGCGGGGAGAGCGCCACCAACGGCTGGGGGGGCGGCTCGGCGGCCCAGACGGCCGGCTGGGGCAACTCGGGCGCCAACCAGACCGGCACCCAGGGTCAGTGGGGCGGTGGACCAACAAACAGGGGTGGGGGGGCACCCAACGCCTCTCCTGcccagggtgggggtgggaatcTCAAGTCCGCCCAGTCGAACAGCGGAGGAGGTCCGTCCCAGCCGGGAGGAAACTCCGGGGGCCAGCAGCAGAGCGCCCCCGGGGGAGGAAGCGGCCAGCAGGccgtcggaggaggaggaggcggcggcggccCCGCGGGGGGTGGGGGCGTGAACAATCAGAGCACCCAGCAGAATCAGCAGCAGCAGAGCCAGCAGAACGCCAGCGGGAGCAACAACACCTGGGCGCAGGCCGCGGGGAAGGGCCTTCCCCCCGCCGGAAGCGGGGCGGTGGGAGCAGGCGCCGGAGCGGGAGGAGGAGGGTCGTCATCGGCAGGCGACGCCCAGAAGCGCCACATGGAGCAGCAGCTGCAGAGCATCCGGGAGGCCCTGCTGAGCAGCGAGGGGTGGGGCGGGGAGAATGTCAACCAGGAGACGGCCTGGGACCTGCCCGGCTCCCCCGAGCCCAGCGGCGGCGGCAGCAAGGACTCGTCCTCTTCCGGCGTCCCCTTCAAGATCAGCGTCAACAACGGCTGCGACCTGTGGGAGAACAACCTGAGGAACGGCGGCGCCGCCCCGCCCAAGGCCCAGCTGGCCCCCTGGGGCCACACGCCCGCCACCAACTACGGGGGCACCTGGGGGGAGGACGACGACGCCTCGGACACTTCCAACGTCTGGACTGGCGTCCCCAACAATCCCCAGTGGGGGGCGAACGCCCCCAACCCGCCCAACATGTGGGGCGGCGGGGGCGGAGGGCCGCCCAAGAAGAGCAGCGACTGGAGCGgctccggaggaggaggaggaggaggaggaagcggagCCGGCGGGAGCGGAGgcggtggaggtggaggaggaggaggaggcggcggaaGTGTCGTTGGACCAAGCGGCTGGGCCGAGCCAATCCCCCCCAGGGCTGGCGTCGACAATCCCCCAGGGGATTGGGGTCCCAGCGGCCCCCACAAGCCAGGCCCTCACGTGGGTCCCCACGCAGGACCGCACAGTGGCCCTCACCCTGTGCCACACAGTGGCCCACAGATCGGACCGCACGGCGCACCTCACGGAGGGCCTCATGCCGGACCGCACAGTGGGCCGCATAGCGGCCCACACAATGGCCCTCACAGCGGGCCGCACAACGGCCCACACGCCGGCCCGCACGGAGGACCGCATCACGGCCCCCACGGCGGCCCTCACAACGGACCTCCACACGGCGGCCCACACGGAGGAGGTCCTCCCAGCGGGCCGGGAGGAGGTGGCGGCCCTTCGCAGTGGAACGGGCCCAAGGACATCAAGTCGGGCGGGCTGAGCGGCCCCACCGGGTGGGAGGAGCCTTCTCCCCCCTCCCAGAGGAGGGACGACGGCACGGGCGTCTGGGGCAATCCCCAGCAGCAGCAGACGAACATCTCCCGCTGGAAGGAGATGCCCAACCCGAACATGATGGGCCGGTCGCCCATGCCCGGCCCGccccaacagcagcagcaggggcGCATGCCCGGGCCCCCAGGTGGCGGTGGGCCGGGCGGCATTAAGCCAGACCAACGCATGTGGACGCAGCACACtgg AAGGAACGGCAGCTGGAATGACCCCCCCCACGATACGGGTAGCGGCATGTGGGGTGAGGAGCCAAAGTCGAGCGGGTGGGGCGAGCCCCCGATCACCTCCCCTTCGTGGGGGACCAAGCCCAAGACGCCCACGGGCGCCCCGGGCGTCCCCGTCGGCTGGGGGGAGTCGGAGATGGAGCCCCAAGGTTGGGGCAATCAGAATAAG CAGGTTGTACCACCTCATAAGGGTCTCTCAAAAGATATCATCTGTAGTAGCAGGCAGTATCGCATTCTCATGGAGATGGGTTTCAAG GAAGAGATTGAGGCCGCCCTACGTAACAATAACATGGTCCTGGACGACACCCTCATGGAGCTCAACAGCGGGGGCGGAAGGTCCGCCGTCTCCATGGGAGGGGGCAGCGGTGCCGCCGGGGCCGGAGGGGACGCCTGGAGGAACCCCCCGCCCCTGGACGAACACACGCCGTACGACTGCATCAATCCCAACTTCCAGCAGCGATTTCCTCAGGCGCCTCCGCACTTGCCGTTCTCGTCACAG GGCGGCGGTGGAGGCGGAGGAGGAACGGGTAGCGCCCCTCACGTCCGCGTGCTGATGCAGCACATCCAGATGGCCGTGCAGGCCGGTTACCTCAACCCCCAGATCCTAAACCAGCCTCTGGCGCCCACCACCCTGATGCTGCTCAACAACATGCTCTCGCACATCAACATCCTGCAgaagctgtcgcagcagcaggccctgTGGACCGCCCAGGCCCACCTGGGCAAGAACTCCTCGGCCACCATCCTACAGCTCAACATCAACATCACCAAGACGAAGCAACAGATCCAAAACTTGCAG AACCAGATCGCCGCGCAGCAGGCCCTGTACgtaaaacagcagcagcagcagcagccgcagcagcaccaccaccaccaactcaACCCCATGTCCGTGGGGCCACCGGGAACGCAGCAGAACGAGTTTCTGAACAAACCCAGCAGTCTTCCAGAACAGCTCTATAGCAGTTTCAACCACATTATGTTGCAGGATGCCAATCCCAACCCCCAGAATGCTCCTCCCATCAACGTCGGC caaCAGGGTAGCCGCCTCCACCAGTGGAAGTTGCCGTCGCTGGAGAACGACGAGCCCCACGACTTCATCCGTGCCCCCGGCGCCCCCGGGAAGCCTGTCATGCCACCCACCCACTCCTCATCGCCTAACATTACGCCCTTGTTAGGAACATCAAGCag TACCTGGTCCCTCAACCGCCCGTCGGAGACGGGCTGGCCCGAGAGCAGCAGCGCCGACGTGAGCAACAGCCCCGTGGGCGTGGAGAAGGGCGTTCAGAACATGGACTCGTCCCAGTGGGGCACGGCTGCCCAGGGGAGCACGACGGCCTCTTGCGGGCTGGACATCAAACCTTTTGAGCCTGGCAAGCCTTGGATG ATGAAAAACATCGAAGACGACCCGAACATCACACCCGGCTCCGTGACGCGATCCCCTTTCTCCCTGGGCATCAAGGACTCGGAGCTCCTGACCTCCATCTCGAAGACGTCCACCACCAACACCGCCACCGACATGGGTGGGCCCCtgacctccctctccctctcttccaacACCTGGAGCTTCAATCCCGGCCCGGGGCACCAGAACGCAAATTCGCCTCTCTCAGG GGACAGCGGTAAGCTCAGCTCAGGCAGCAACGGCAAGAGTGGCTCCACCTGGAGCGAAGGCGGCGGCCAGGACGGCTCCTCCCCCTCGGAGCTGTGGGGCGGAACCACGGGCAACAAGCTCCGAGGGCCCCCTCCAGGCATGACCATCGGCGTGCCAAACAAGAGCGCCAGCGGAACCGGAGGCGCGGGAGCGGCAGGAGCCGTGGtgaccggaggaggaggaggaggcggaggaggagggtcCTGGCTGGGCCGCTCCACCTCTTGGACCGGGGAGCAGCAGAGGAACCCACAGAATAGTGCCTTACACCCCGCCACCGGGGTGGCTGCATCGGGAGCCTGGACGGCCAACTCCCAGCTGCCCTCGACGTGGCTCATTCTCAAGAACCTCACACCTCAG ATTGACGGTTCCACCCTGAAGACTCTGTGCATGCAACACGGTCCGCTGGTCAACTTCTACCTCTCGCTCAACCATGGGTTCGCCCTCGTCAACTATGGGTCCCGAGAAGAGGCCGCCAAg gCCCAGGGCAACCTGAATAACTGCCTCTTAAGCAACACAACCATCCTGGCCGAATTCGCCAACGACGCCGAGGTGAAACAGGTCATGGGTCAGCCCACCCACCAGGGCCAGGGAGGGGCGCCCCCCACCCCTGCCCCAATGAACGCCTCCGCAGGAGGAGCAGGCGGAGCGGGCGGAGGCGGCGGCGGCTGGGGCGGCGGCTCCGGCCGAGGATCCACCCCCACCTCCCAGTCGTCCGTGGGGTCGAAAGTCGACTCGTGGGGAAGCAACGGGAACAGCTCCAACCTGTGGAGCAGCGGGCCCGGGGGCAGCTCCTCCCTCTGGGGCGGGGCAGGCCTGGGGGACGGGGGAGAGCAGCACCGTGCCACGCCGTCCTCTCTCAAACCGTACCTGCCTGATGGTCTGTTGACCTCAGAGTCCATGTGA